The Branchiostoma floridae strain S238N-H82 chromosome 10, Bfl_VNyyK, whole genome shotgun sequence genome has a segment encoding these proteins:
- the LOC118424265 gene encoding proline-rich extensin-like protein EPR1 has protein sequence MVLVTQQVPKLAPPQTSKFLHHMVLVTQQVPILAPPQTSKPFHHMVLVTQQVPILAPPQTSKPFHHMVLVTQQVPILAPPQTSKPFHHMVLVTQQVPILAPPLTSKFLHHMVLVTQQVPILAPPQTSKPFHHMVLVTQQVPILAPPQTSKPFHHMVLVTQQVPILAPPQTSKPLHLHMVLVTHQVLILAPPQTPKSLHHMVLVTQQVPILDFSALIPKSLHHMVLVTQFQVLILAPPQTSKFQLVTHQVLILAPPQTWAILFLHHMVLVTHQVPILAPPHTWAILFLHHMVLVTHQVLILAPPQTWAILFLHHMVLVTHQVPILAPPHTWAILFLHHMVLVTHQVLILAPPQTWAILFLHHMVLVTYQVPIPDFGPTKPIPKVLHHRVMM, from the coding sequence ATGGTGCTGGTAACACAGCAGGTGCCAAAACTGGCCCCTCCTCAAACCTCCAAGTTCCTTCACCACATGGTGCTGGTAACACAGCAGGTGCCAATACTGGCCCCTCCTCAAACCTCCAAGCCCTTTCACCACATGGTGCTGGTAACACAGCAGGTGCCAATACTGGCCCCTCCTCAAACCTCCAAGCCCTTTCACCACATGGTGCTGGTAACACAGCAGGTGCCAATACTGGCCCCTCCTCAAACCTCCAAGCCCTTTCACCACATGGTGCTGGTAACACAGCAGGTGCCAATACTGGCCCCTCCCCTAACCTCCAAGTTCCTTCACCACATGGTGCTGGTAACACAGCAGGTGCCAATACTGGCCCCTCCTCAAACCTCCAAGCCCTTTCACCACATGGTGCTGGTAACACAGCAGGTGCCAATACTGGCCCCTCCTCAAACCTCCAAGCCCTTTCACCACATGGTGCTGGTAACACAGCAGGTGCCAATACTGGCCCCTCCCCAAACCTCCAAGCCCCTTCACCTGCACATGGTGCTGGTAACACATCAGGTGCTAATACTGGCCCCTCCCCAAACCCCCAAGTCCCTTCACCACATGGTGTTGGTAACACAGCAGGTGCCAATACTGGACTTCTCAGCCTTGATCCCCAAGTCCCTTCACCACATGGTGCTGGTAACACAATTTCAGGTGCTAATACTGGCCCCTCCCCAAACCTCCAAGTTCCAGCTGGTAACACATCAGGTGCTAATACTGGCCCCTCCCCAAACATGGGCTATATTGTTCCTTCACCACATGGTGCTGGTAACACATCAGGTGCCAATACTGGCCCCTCCCCATACATGGGCTATATTGTTCCTTCACCACATGGTGCTGGTTACACATCAGGTGCTAATACTGGCCCCTCCCCAAACATGGGCTATATTGTTCCTTCACCACATGGTGCTGGTAACACATCAGGTGCCAATACTGGCCCCTCCCCATACATGGGCTATATTGTTCCTTCACCACATGGTGCTGGTTACACATCAGGTGCTAATACTGGCCCCTCCCCAAACATGGGCTATATTGTTCCTTCACCACATGGTGCTGGTAACATATCAGGTGCCAATACCGGACTTCGGGCCAACCAAACCCATTCCCAAGGTCCTTCACCACCGGGTGATGATGTAA
- the LOC118424269 gene encoding uncharacterized protein LOC118424269: MLSAWVLGRVEMAFRPNICRVWRAQTFGRVSQTLKPNNTTSSQYQLSNSLFQSARRFSSNHPKQNLTFLQYIQNTISRRYAVSRAFFSGTSQKSCQRGFHIAVLLACHPTRIVAGSLLCCGLAGVGVKRAQCQEEDTLAEELLRDQDVQEEQELDWWLIWQFLRPEIWQLLAAIVE, translated from the exons ATGTTGTCGGCTTGGGTTTTAGGGCGAGTAGAGATGGCTTTTAGACCGAATATATGCAGGGTTTGGCGGGCACAAACGTTCGGAAG AGTATCCCAGACCCTCAAACCCAACAACACAACATCATCTCAATATCAGCTGTCAAACAGCCTTTTCCAATCAGCTAGAAGATTTAGCAGCAACCATCCCAAACAAAATCTTACCTTCCTCcaatacatacaaaacacaatATCTCGAAGATATGCCGTCAGCCGAGCATTTTTCTCTGGCACATCGCAAAAGTCTTGCCAAAGAGGTTTCCACATTGCAGTGCTACTGGCTTGCCATCCTACGAGGATTGTCGCAGGTAGTTTGTTATGTTGTGGGTTGGCGGGAGTTGGTGTGAAGAGAGCACAGTGTCAGGAGGAGGACACACTAGCAGAGGAACTGCTGAGGGACCAGGATGTGCAGGAAGAGCAGGAGCTGGACTGGTGGCTCATCTGGCAGTTCCTACGGCCTGAGATATGGCAGCTACTGGCTGCTATTGTG gagtaa